In Pseudomonas putida, a genomic segment contains:
- a CDS encoding c-type cytochrome: MSTVVSSKFAIPFLLAALASPLALAEQCAAPKAQQGEQVFARDCAACHSANKDGPVMMGPNLHDVIGRAPGSVAGANYSQAMKSRQAVWTAQGVDAFIQQPQAAVPGTYMPYAGLADANERQAVTCFLAGLKQ; encoded by the coding sequence ATGTCGACCGTCGTATCCAGCAAGTTCGCAATCCCCTTCCTGCTCGCCGCCCTGGCCAGTCCCCTGGCCCTGGCCGAGCAATGCGCCGCGCCCAAGGCCCAGCAAGGCGAGCAGGTGTTCGCTCGCGACTGCGCCGCCTGCCACTCGGCCAACAAAGACGGCCCGGTGATGATGGGCCCCAACCTGCACGACGTGATCGGCCGTGCTCCCGGTAGCGTGGCAGGGGCCAACTATTCCCAGGCCATGAAGAGCCGCCAGGCCGTGTGGACCGCGCAGGGCGTCGATGCCTTCATCCAGCAACCACAAGCCGCCGTGCCCGGCACCTACATGCCCTACGCGGGCCTTGCCGATGCCAACGAACGCCAGGCAGTGACCTGCTTCCTGGCCGGCCTCAAGCAATAA
- the feaR gene encoding transcriptional regulator FeaR — protein sequence MLPATRVRDDHFQAWLGQVNEACGHFNGRMLDPGFVGQLEKCQVGQMSMSIVDMTQVNLFRGQREIRASGADNYYAVLQMAGTSRIEHQQTCIELQAGDLTLIDASAPLDMYFHQRSRQLSLILPRAQVASGTRGMNVTCAKRIEACTPLASMARQLMLEAGRTQHMTNNESQAVLDALIALLRPAISQDTVPGSHERLFRKALALIDQNITCETLTPESIAREVGISMRSLYRIFAKHDLVIAQYIRNRRLDFCAESLRNPAMDQKVSSLGYAWGFSDSSYFSTAFKGRFGMTPGEYRKRHAN from the coding sequence ATGCTCCCTGCAACCCGTGTTCGCGACGACCATTTCCAGGCTTGGCTCGGCCAGGTCAACGAAGCCTGTGGCCATTTCAATGGCCGCATGCTCGACCCAGGGTTCGTCGGCCAGCTCGAAAAGTGCCAGGTAGGCCAGATGTCCATGAGCATCGTCGACATGACCCAGGTCAACCTGTTCCGCGGGCAGCGGGAAATCCGTGCCAGCGGCGCCGACAACTACTATGCCGTGCTGCAGATGGCCGGCACATCACGCATCGAGCACCAGCAAACGTGCATCGAACTGCAAGCCGGCGACCTGACCTTGATCGATGCCAGCGCCCCGCTCGACATGTACTTTCACCAGCGCTCGCGGCAGTTGTCGCTGATCTTGCCACGTGCCCAGGTCGCCAGCGGCACCCGTGGCATGAACGTGACCTGTGCCAAGCGCATCGAGGCGTGCACACCGCTCGCCAGCATGGCCCGGCAGTTGATGCTCGAGGCCGGACGCACGCAGCACATGACCAACAACGAAAGCCAGGCCGTGCTCGACGCGCTGATCGCCCTGTTGCGCCCGGCCATCAGCCAGGACACCGTGCCGGGTAGCCACGAACGGCTGTTCCGCAAGGCCCTGGCATTGATAGATCAGAACATCACGTGCGAGACCCTCACGCCTGAATCCATCGCCCGTGAAGTGGGCATTTCCATGCGCAGCCTGTATCGCATCTTCGCCAAGCACGATCTGGTCATCGCCCAGTACATCCGCAACCGCCGCTTGGACTTCTGCGCGGAGAGCCTGCGCAACCCGGCGATGGATCAGAAGGTGTCGTCGCTGGGGTATGCCTGGGGCTTCTCCGACTCGAGCTATTTCAGTACCGCGTTCAAGGGACGCTTTGGCATGACGCCCGGGGAATATCGCAAGCGTCACGCCAACTGA